In Brucella melitensis bv. 1 str. 16M, a genomic segment contains:
- a CDS encoding BRO-N domain-containing protein translates to MTRSDAMTEIFNFMDHKVRVVLLKGEPWFVAADVCRCLGIKHTGSAVVSADVHERGWLAKSSVGNSHVSFPNRGAVIVSEARLYKLIMRSTKPEAKKFQNWVTGTVLPAILKDGLYVRGEEKVSAGEMDLEELTLITLTRLQEKMKRLKEEKEAAEALAKFSQGIITEPLEYVTMDE, encoded by the coding sequence ATGACGCGCAGCGATGCGATGACTGAAATCTTCAACTTCATGGACCACAAGGTCCGTGTAGTGCTCCTGAAGGGGGAGCCATGGTTCGTGGCGGCTGACGTGTGCCGCTGTCTAGGTATTAAACACACAGGCAGCGCCGTGGTTTCCGCCGATGTGCATGAAAGAGGGTGGCTCGCTAAATCTAGTGTGGGAAATTCCCACGTTAGTTTCCCAAATCGCGGCGCAGTTATCGTCTCCGAAGCCCGTCTCTACAAGCTCATCATGCGCTCCACCAAACCGGAAGCCAAGAAGTTCCAGAACTGGGTGACAGGAACGGTACTCCCTGCAATCCTCAAGGACGGCCTGTATGTGCGCGGGGAGGAGAAGGTTTCAGCCGGTGAGATGGACCTTGAAGAACTGACGCTCATCACCTTGACCCGCCTTCAGGAGAAAATGAAGCGCCTGAAGGAAGAGAAAGAGGCTGCCGAAGCTCTGGCTAAGTTCTCGCAAGGCATCATCACGGAACCCCTAGAATACGTCACGATGGACGAATGA